Proteins encoded within one genomic window of Oncorhynchus nerka isolate Pitt River linkage group LG17, Oner_Uvic_2.0, whole genome shotgun sequence:
- the LOC115144839 gene encoding transcription intermediary factor 1-alpha-like isoform X3, with the protein MDEGAESDDAVIIVENEAESMPVQENTNACNERTGTLNFLDTCPVCHLNFHSREPKLLPCLHSFCKKCLPSASRNLAMPDTNSSTKPLNVIRCPVCRQECMEVDVMENFFVRDSVEASSSTVERTVQLCMSCEDNTETTGFCVDCVEFMCATCVEAHQRVKFTKDHTIRQKGDVSQEYVGVSTHRPVFCEVHKQEPLKLFCETCDLPTCRDCQLLKHKDHNYQFLEDAYKNHKHYMEDMNRQLLEKKKIIEDVSNSINNGLLQVDENRISVHNEIKKSICSLILEINRKGKILVNQLEGLTKDHESGLKKQKEDIGYLSRHLDHVINFTKWATARNGGTALLYCKRLILFQIGNLLRAKCNTSFVPQSTVRFQCRSGFWSSNVDLGSLVVENVPGPQLGSFQGIPHQLPHPGQGPSGSPNSLPPGLSQPRLAPHNHNTLAQLQMQVEKLAQQPHWQPQTPPWAWYQSMRLQRPPPGPLQGGSPSQSLPPMPQQGRRFIAPPAIHLSPTSTLPSPGYPPQAVQSLRGLVSSPSSYALKHMDIFNPMPHFSHNAPLSSNGSLSSPHLRQQQMESAYHNKHPGGPVQIIRPTFPQTLPASLPYRTAQGHHHAGLTAISCEEKPGTVSWKPLETQQKAYGAGGSAAKRRRRASPGPIIIIKDEPEDDISCVQGNLRANLPDSSTGVQAQTCRQDGGEPQVQISRQSTEEKAQAPPQPPGPSGDLSQAPQQSHSLGAEQQLGSQGPAPEEDPNEDWCAVCQNGGELLLCCDKCPKVFHLSCHIPTLFRLPSGEWICSFCRDLSVPEVVYDCDISRLEPRTVKEEPDSEGGFCPVDKRKCERLLLKMYCSELSADFQEARSPLVSGEECPIPG; encoded by the exons ATGGATGAAGGTGCAGAGTCCGATGATGCTGTCATTATTGTGGAGAACGAAGCAGAGAGCATGCCAGTTCAGGAGAACACGAACGCCTGCAACGAGCGGACAGGCACCTTGAATTTTCTGGACACTTGTCCCGTGTGTCATTTAAACTTTCACAGTCGAGAACCAAAACTTCTGCCATGTCTCCACtctttttgtaagaagtgtttgCCGTCGGCTTCCAGGAATTTGGCCATGCCAGACACTAACAGCTCGACGAAACCAC TGAATGTGATTCGCTGTCCGGTGTGCAGACAGGAGTGTATGGAGGTGGACGTGATGGAGAACTTCTTTGTGAGGGACTCAGTGGAGGCTTCCAGCAGCACCGTGGAGAGGACTGTTCAG CTATGTATGAGTTGTGAGGACAACACAGAGACTACAGGTTTCTGTGTGGACTGTGTGGAGTTCATGTGTGCCACCTGCGTGGAGGCCCACCAGAGGGTCAAGTTCACCAAAGACCACACCATCAGACAGAAGGGGGATGTATCTCAAG AGTATGTGGGTGTTTCCACTCATAGGCCAGTGTTCTGTGAAGTCCACAAGCAGGAGCCCCTGAAGCTGTTCTGTGAAACCTGTGATCTACCAACCTGTCGAGACTGTCAGCTACTCAAGCACAAGGACCACAA TTACCAGTTTCTGGAGGATGCCTATAAGAATCACAAACATTACATGGAGGATATGAATCGTCAACTGCTGGAAAAAAAGAAGATCATTGAAGATGTGTCAAACTCCATAAACAATGG ACTCCTTCAAGTTGATGAGAACCGCATATCAGTTCACAATGAAATCAAGAAGTCCATCTGTAGTCTGATACTAGAgatcaacagaaagggaaagattCTTGTCAATCAGCTTGAG GGCCTGACAAAGGATCATGAGAGCGGTCTGAAGAAGCAGAAGGAGGATATTGGCTATCTGTCCAGACACCTGGATCACGTGATCAACTTCACAAAATGGGCGACAGCTAGGAACGGCGGCACAGCTCTCCTGTACTGCAAACGTTTG ATTCTGTTTCAGATCGGAAACCTCCTGCGGGCTAAATGCAATACCTCGTTTGTACCGCAGAGCACTGTGCGTTTCCAGTGTCGGTCAGGCTTCTGGTCTTCAAATGTCGATCTGG GCTCATTAGTGGTGGAGAATGTCCCAGGCCCCCAGCTGGGCAGCTTCCAGGGCATCCCTCATCAACTCCCCCATCCTGGGCAGGGCCCCTCAGGCTCCCCCAACAGCCTGCCCCCAGGCCTCTCCCAGCCCCGCCTGGCCCCCCACAACCACAACACCCTGGCTCAGCTCCAGATGCAGGTGGAGAAACTAGCCCAACAGCCTCACTGGCAGCCCCAGACCCCACCCTGGGCCTGGTACCAGAGCATGCGGCTCCAGAGACCCCCTCCAGGGCCCCTCCAGGGTGGCTCTCCCTCCCAGAGTCTCCCCCCCATGCCCCAGCAGGGCCGGAGGTTCATTGCCCCCCCTGCAATCCATCTCAGTCCCACCAGCACCCTGCCAAGTCCTGGATATCCTCCCCAG gcTGTCCAATCACTGAGAGGCCTCGTGAGCAGTCCCAGCAGCTATGCACTCAAACACATGGACATATTCAACCCAATGCCTCACTTCTCCCACAATGCACCACTGTCTAGCAACGGCAGCCTCAGTTCTCCTCACTTGCGACAGCAACAG ATGGAGTCTGCATATCACAACAAGCACCCTGGAGGCCCTGTCCAGATAATAAGACCCACCTTCCCTCAGACCCTACCAGCTTCCCTCCCATACAGAACTG CACAAGGACACCATCATGCAGGACTAACTGCTATATCCTGTGAAGAGAAACCAGG GACTGTTTCCTGGAAACCTCTGGAGACACAGCAGAAGGCGTATGGAGCTGGGGGATCAGCTGCCAAGAGGAGACGAAGGGCATCGCCTggacccatcatcatcatcaaagaCGAGCCAGAGGACGACATCAGCTGT gtaCAGGGTAACCTGAGAGCCAACCTCCCAGACAGTAGCACGGGGGTCCAGGCCCAAACCTGTCGGCAAGATGGAGGGGAACCACAAGTCCAGATTTCTCGTCAGAGCACAGAGGAAAAGGCCCAAGCCCCACCACAGCCTCCAGGGCCTTCAGGGGACCTGAGTCAAGCCCCACAGCAGAGCCACTCTCTGGGGGCAGAGCAGCAGCTAGGCAGTCAGGGCCCAGCTCCAGAAGAGGACCCTAATGAGGATTGGTGTGCTGTGTGTCAGAATGGAGGAGAGCTGctgctgtgttgtgacaagtgtcccaAAGTCTTCCACCTCTCTTGCCACATCCCCACCCTCTTCAGATTACCCAG tGGGGAGTGGATCTGCTCATTCTGCCGTGACCTGTCAGTGCCTGAGGTGGTGTATGACTGTGACATCAGCAGATTAGAGCCCAGAACAGTGAAggaggaaccagactctgagggAGGATTCTGCCCTGTGGACAAACGG aaatGTGAGCGACTGTTGCTGAAGATGTACTGCAGTGAGCTCAGTGCTGACTTCCAGGAGGCTAGATCCCCCTTGGTGAGTGGAGAGGAATGCCCGATCCCAGGCTAG
- the LOC115144839 gene encoding transcription intermediary factor 1-alpha-like isoform X1 — MDEGAESDDAVIIVENEAESMPVQENTNACNERTGTLNFLDTCPVCHLNFHSREPKLLPCLHSFCKKCLPSASRNLAMPDTNSSTKPLNVIRCPVCRQECMEVDVMENFFVRDSVEASSSTVERTVQLCMSCEDNTETTGFCVDCVEFMCATCVEAHQRVKFTKDHTIRQKGDVSQEYVGVSTHRPVFCEVHKQEPLKLFCETCDLPTCRDCQLLKHKDHNYQFLEDAYKNHKHYMEDMNRQLLEKKKIIEDVSNSINNGLLQVDENRISVHNEIKKSICSLILEINRKGKILVNQLEGLTKDHESGLKKQKEDIGYLSRHLDHVINFTKWATARNGGTALLYCKRLILFQIGNLLRAKCNTSFVPQSTVRFQCRSGFWSSNVDLGSLVVENVPGPQLGSFQGIPHQLPHPGQGPSGSPNSLPPGLSQPRLAPHNHNTLAQLQMQVEKLAQQPHWQPQTPPWAWYQSMRLQRPPPGPLQGGSPSQSLPPMPQQGRRFIAPPAIHLSPTSTLPSPGYPPQAVQSLRGLVSSPSSYALKHMDIFNPMPHFSHNAPLSSNGSLSSPHLRQQQMESAYHNKHPGGPVQIIRPTFPQTLPASLPYRTAQGHHHAGLTAISCEEKPGTVSWKPLETQQKAYGAGGSAAKRRRRASPGPIIIIKDEPEDDISCVQGNLRANLPDSSTGVQAQTCRQDGGEPQVQISRQSTEEKAQAPPQPPGPSGDLSQAPQQSHSLGAEQQLGSQGPAPEEDPNEDWCAVCQNGGELLLCCDKCPKVFHLSCHIPTLFRLPSGEWICSFCRDLSVPEVVYDCDISRLEPRTVKEEPDSEGGFCPVDKRKCERLLLKMYCSELSADFQEARSPLILPENQETQKTPMVLSIVKSKLESRQSPCYQTPSEFVSDIRLIFRNCAAFNEADTEVATAGRNLERFFEEQLKFLYPERIFPKVKSEVISSVTPPVSPPPPTTPDEESSQHAKHQRRCSETQELCTPAQLSSPKGEEEAV, encoded by the exons ATGGATGAAGGTGCAGAGTCCGATGATGCTGTCATTATTGTGGAGAACGAAGCAGAGAGCATGCCAGTTCAGGAGAACACGAACGCCTGCAACGAGCGGACAGGCACCTTGAATTTTCTGGACACTTGTCCCGTGTGTCATTTAAACTTTCACAGTCGAGAACCAAAACTTCTGCCATGTCTCCACtctttttgtaagaagtgtttgCCGTCGGCTTCCAGGAATTTGGCCATGCCAGACACTAACAGCTCGACGAAACCAC TGAATGTGATTCGCTGTCCGGTGTGCAGACAGGAGTGTATGGAGGTGGACGTGATGGAGAACTTCTTTGTGAGGGACTCAGTGGAGGCTTCCAGCAGCACCGTGGAGAGGACTGTTCAG CTATGTATGAGTTGTGAGGACAACACAGAGACTACAGGTTTCTGTGTGGACTGTGTGGAGTTCATGTGTGCCACCTGCGTGGAGGCCCACCAGAGGGTCAAGTTCACCAAAGACCACACCATCAGACAGAAGGGGGATGTATCTCAAG AGTATGTGGGTGTTTCCACTCATAGGCCAGTGTTCTGTGAAGTCCACAAGCAGGAGCCCCTGAAGCTGTTCTGTGAAACCTGTGATCTACCAACCTGTCGAGACTGTCAGCTACTCAAGCACAAGGACCACAA TTACCAGTTTCTGGAGGATGCCTATAAGAATCACAAACATTACATGGAGGATATGAATCGTCAACTGCTGGAAAAAAAGAAGATCATTGAAGATGTGTCAAACTCCATAAACAATGG ACTCCTTCAAGTTGATGAGAACCGCATATCAGTTCACAATGAAATCAAGAAGTCCATCTGTAGTCTGATACTAGAgatcaacagaaagggaaagattCTTGTCAATCAGCTTGAG GGCCTGACAAAGGATCATGAGAGCGGTCTGAAGAAGCAGAAGGAGGATATTGGCTATCTGTCCAGACACCTGGATCACGTGATCAACTTCACAAAATGGGCGACAGCTAGGAACGGCGGCACAGCTCTCCTGTACTGCAAACGTTTG ATTCTGTTTCAGATCGGAAACCTCCTGCGGGCTAAATGCAATACCTCGTTTGTACCGCAGAGCACTGTGCGTTTCCAGTGTCGGTCAGGCTTCTGGTCTTCAAATGTCGATCTGG GCTCATTAGTGGTGGAGAATGTCCCAGGCCCCCAGCTGGGCAGCTTCCAGGGCATCCCTCATCAACTCCCCCATCCTGGGCAGGGCCCCTCAGGCTCCCCCAACAGCCTGCCCCCAGGCCTCTCCCAGCCCCGCCTGGCCCCCCACAACCACAACACCCTGGCTCAGCTCCAGATGCAGGTGGAGAAACTAGCCCAACAGCCTCACTGGCAGCCCCAGACCCCACCCTGGGCCTGGTACCAGAGCATGCGGCTCCAGAGACCCCCTCCAGGGCCCCTCCAGGGTGGCTCTCCCTCCCAGAGTCTCCCCCCCATGCCCCAGCAGGGCCGGAGGTTCATTGCCCCCCCTGCAATCCATCTCAGTCCCACCAGCACCCTGCCAAGTCCTGGATATCCTCCCCAG gcTGTCCAATCACTGAGAGGCCTCGTGAGCAGTCCCAGCAGCTATGCACTCAAACACATGGACATATTCAACCCAATGCCTCACTTCTCCCACAATGCACCACTGTCTAGCAACGGCAGCCTCAGTTCTCCTCACTTGCGACAGCAACAG ATGGAGTCTGCATATCACAACAAGCACCCTGGAGGCCCTGTCCAGATAATAAGACCCACCTTCCCTCAGACCCTACCAGCTTCCCTCCCATACAGAACTG CACAAGGACACCATCATGCAGGACTAACTGCTATATCCTGTGAAGAGAAACCAGG GACTGTTTCCTGGAAACCTCTGGAGACACAGCAGAAGGCGTATGGAGCTGGGGGATCAGCTGCCAAGAGGAGACGAAGGGCATCGCCTggacccatcatcatcatcaaagaCGAGCCAGAGGACGACATCAGCTGT gtaCAGGGTAACCTGAGAGCCAACCTCCCAGACAGTAGCACGGGGGTCCAGGCCCAAACCTGTCGGCAAGATGGAGGGGAACCACAAGTCCAGATTTCTCGTCAGAGCACAGAGGAAAAGGCCCAAGCCCCACCACAGCCTCCAGGGCCTTCAGGGGACCTGAGTCAAGCCCCACAGCAGAGCCACTCTCTGGGGGCAGAGCAGCAGCTAGGCAGTCAGGGCCCAGCTCCAGAAGAGGACCCTAATGAGGATTGGTGTGCTGTGTGTCAGAATGGAGGAGAGCTGctgctgtgttgtgacaagtgtcccaAAGTCTTCCACCTCTCTTGCCACATCCCCACCCTCTTCAGATTACCCAG tGGGGAGTGGATCTGCTCATTCTGCCGTGACCTGTCAGTGCCTGAGGTGGTGTATGACTGTGACATCAGCAGATTAGAGCCCAGAACAGTGAAggaggaaccagactctgagggAGGATTCTGCCCTGTGGACAAACGG aaatGTGAGCGACTGTTGCTGAAGATGTACTGCAGTGAGCTCAGTGCTGACTTCCAGGAGGCTAGATCCCCCTTG ATATTGCCAGAGAACCAGGAGACCCAAAAGACGCCGATGGTTCTGTCCATTGTGAAGAGCAAGCTGGAATCCAGGCAGAGCCCCTGCTACCAGACACCTTCTGAGTTTGTATCAGACATCCGACTCATCTTCAGGAACTGTGCAGCATTCAATGAG GCTGACACTGAGGTTGCCACTGCAGGGAGAAACCTGGAGAGGTTCTTTGAGGAGCAGTTGAAGTTCCTCTACCCTGAAAGGATTTTTCCAAAGGTCAAGTCTGAGGTCATCAGTTCTGTGACCCCtcccgtctctcctccccctcccacaaCCCCTGATGAGGAGAGCTCCCAGCATGCAAAGCATCAGCGCAGGTGCTCTGAGACCCAGGAGTTGTGTACTCCTGCTCAGCTAAGCTCAccaaagggagaggaagaggccgTATAA
- the LOC115144839 gene encoding transcription intermediary factor 1-alpha-like isoform X2 gives MEVDVMENFFVRDSVEASSSTVERTVQLCMSCEDNTETTGFCVDCVEFMCATCVEAHQRVKFTKDHTIRQKGDVSQEYVGVSTHRPVFCEVHKQEPLKLFCETCDLPTCRDCQLLKHKDHNYQFLEDAYKNHKHYMEDMNRQLLEKKKIIEDVSNSINNGLLQVDENRISVHNEIKKSICSLILEINRKGKILVNQLEGLTKDHESGLKKQKEDIGYLSRHLDHVINFTKWATARNGGTALLYCKRLILFQIGNLLRAKCNTSFVPQSTVRFQCRSGFWSSNVDLGSLVVENVPGPQLGSFQGIPHQLPHPGQGPSGSPNSLPPGLSQPRLAPHNHNTLAQLQMQVEKLAQQPHWQPQTPPWAWYQSMRLQRPPPGPLQGGSPSQSLPPMPQQGRRFIAPPAIHLSPTSTLPSPGYPPQAVQSLRGLVSSPSSYALKHMDIFNPMPHFSHNAPLSSNGSLSSPHLRQQQMESAYHNKHPGGPVQIIRPTFPQTLPASLPYRTAQGHHHAGLTAISCEEKPGTVSWKPLETQQKAYGAGGSAAKRRRRASPGPIIIIKDEPEDDISCVQGNLRANLPDSSTGVQAQTCRQDGGEPQVQISRQSTEEKAQAPPQPPGPSGDLSQAPQQSHSLGAEQQLGSQGPAPEEDPNEDWCAVCQNGGELLLCCDKCPKVFHLSCHIPTLFRLPSGEWICSFCRDLSVPEVVYDCDISRLEPRTVKEEPDSEGGFCPVDKRKCERLLLKMYCSELSADFQEARSPLILPENQETQKTPMVLSIVKSKLESRQSPCYQTPSEFVSDIRLIFRNCAAFNEADTEVATAGRNLERFFEEQLKFLYPERIFPKVKSEVISSVTPPVSPPPPTTPDEESSQHAKHQRRCSETQELCTPAQLSSPKGEEEAV, from the exons ATGGAGGTGGACGTGATGGAGAACTTCTTTGTGAGGGACTCAGTGGAGGCTTCCAGCAGCACCGTGGAGAGGACTGTTCAG CTATGTATGAGTTGTGAGGACAACACAGAGACTACAGGTTTCTGTGTGGACTGTGTGGAGTTCATGTGTGCCACCTGCGTGGAGGCCCACCAGAGGGTCAAGTTCACCAAAGACCACACCATCAGACAGAAGGGGGATGTATCTCAAG AGTATGTGGGTGTTTCCACTCATAGGCCAGTGTTCTGTGAAGTCCACAAGCAGGAGCCCCTGAAGCTGTTCTGTGAAACCTGTGATCTACCAACCTGTCGAGACTGTCAGCTACTCAAGCACAAGGACCACAA TTACCAGTTTCTGGAGGATGCCTATAAGAATCACAAACATTACATGGAGGATATGAATCGTCAACTGCTGGAAAAAAAGAAGATCATTGAAGATGTGTCAAACTCCATAAACAATGG ACTCCTTCAAGTTGATGAGAACCGCATATCAGTTCACAATGAAATCAAGAAGTCCATCTGTAGTCTGATACTAGAgatcaacagaaagggaaagattCTTGTCAATCAGCTTGAG GGCCTGACAAAGGATCATGAGAGCGGTCTGAAGAAGCAGAAGGAGGATATTGGCTATCTGTCCAGACACCTGGATCACGTGATCAACTTCACAAAATGGGCGACAGCTAGGAACGGCGGCACAGCTCTCCTGTACTGCAAACGTTTG ATTCTGTTTCAGATCGGAAACCTCCTGCGGGCTAAATGCAATACCTCGTTTGTACCGCAGAGCACTGTGCGTTTCCAGTGTCGGTCAGGCTTCTGGTCTTCAAATGTCGATCTGG GCTCATTAGTGGTGGAGAATGTCCCAGGCCCCCAGCTGGGCAGCTTCCAGGGCATCCCTCATCAACTCCCCCATCCTGGGCAGGGCCCCTCAGGCTCCCCCAACAGCCTGCCCCCAGGCCTCTCCCAGCCCCGCCTGGCCCCCCACAACCACAACACCCTGGCTCAGCTCCAGATGCAGGTGGAGAAACTAGCCCAACAGCCTCACTGGCAGCCCCAGACCCCACCCTGGGCCTGGTACCAGAGCATGCGGCTCCAGAGACCCCCTCCAGGGCCCCTCCAGGGTGGCTCTCCCTCCCAGAGTCTCCCCCCCATGCCCCAGCAGGGCCGGAGGTTCATTGCCCCCCCTGCAATCCATCTCAGTCCCACCAGCACCCTGCCAAGTCCTGGATATCCTCCCCAG gcTGTCCAATCACTGAGAGGCCTCGTGAGCAGTCCCAGCAGCTATGCACTCAAACACATGGACATATTCAACCCAATGCCTCACTTCTCCCACAATGCACCACTGTCTAGCAACGGCAGCCTCAGTTCTCCTCACTTGCGACAGCAACAG ATGGAGTCTGCATATCACAACAAGCACCCTGGAGGCCCTGTCCAGATAATAAGACCCACCTTCCCTCAGACCCTACCAGCTTCCCTCCCATACAGAACTG CACAAGGACACCATCATGCAGGACTAACTGCTATATCCTGTGAAGAGAAACCAGG GACTGTTTCCTGGAAACCTCTGGAGACACAGCAGAAGGCGTATGGAGCTGGGGGATCAGCTGCCAAGAGGAGACGAAGGGCATCGCCTggacccatcatcatcatcaaagaCGAGCCAGAGGACGACATCAGCTGT gtaCAGGGTAACCTGAGAGCCAACCTCCCAGACAGTAGCACGGGGGTCCAGGCCCAAACCTGTCGGCAAGATGGAGGGGAACCACAAGTCCAGATTTCTCGTCAGAGCACAGAGGAAAAGGCCCAAGCCCCACCACAGCCTCCAGGGCCTTCAGGGGACCTGAGTCAAGCCCCACAGCAGAGCCACTCTCTGGGGGCAGAGCAGCAGCTAGGCAGTCAGGGCCCAGCTCCAGAAGAGGACCCTAATGAGGATTGGTGTGCTGTGTGTCAGAATGGAGGAGAGCTGctgctgtgttgtgacaagtgtcccaAAGTCTTCCACCTCTCTTGCCACATCCCCACCCTCTTCAGATTACCCAG tGGGGAGTGGATCTGCTCATTCTGCCGTGACCTGTCAGTGCCTGAGGTGGTGTATGACTGTGACATCAGCAGATTAGAGCCCAGAACAGTGAAggaggaaccagactctgagggAGGATTCTGCCCTGTGGACAAACGG aaatGTGAGCGACTGTTGCTGAAGATGTACTGCAGTGAGCTCAGTGCTGACTTCCAGGAGGCTAGATCCCCCTTG ATATTGCCAGAGAACCAGGAGACCCAAAAGACGCCGATGGTTCTGTCCATTGTGAAGAGCAAGCTGGAATCCAGGCAGAGCCCCTGCTACCAGACACCTTCTGAGTTTGTATCAGACATCCGACTCATCTTCAGGAACTGTGCAGCATTCAATGAG GCTGACACTGAGGTTGCCACTGCAGGGAGAAACCTGGAGAGGTTCTTTGAGGAGCAGTTGAAGTTCCTCTACCCTGAAAGGATTTTTCCAAAGGTCAAGTCTGAGGTCATCAGTTCTGTGACCCCtcccgtctctcctccccctcccacaaCCCCTGATGAGGAGAGCTCCCAGCATGCAAAGCATCAGCGCAGGTGCTCTGAGACCCAGGAGTTGTGTACTCCTGCTCAGCTAAGCTCAccaaagggagaggaagaggccgTATAA
- the LOC135561293 gene encoding collagen alpha-2(XI) chain-like: protein MPNPRLDPTCGETNAQSQAGSSLVSEETNAQSQAGSPLVSGETNAQSQAGSPLVSGETNAQSQAGSPLVSEETNAQSQAGSPLVSGETNAQSQAGSSLVSEETNAQSQAGSSLVSEETNAQSQAGSPLVSGETNAQSQAGSPLVSEETNAQSQALVSGETNAQSQAGSSLVSEETNAQSQAGSSLVSGETNAQSQAGSSLVSGETNAQSQAGSSLVSGETNAQSQAGSPLVSGETNAQSQAGSPLVSGETNAQSQAGSPLVSGETNAQSQAGSSLVSGETNAQSQARSSLVSGETNAQSQKLTPYFYVHVVINRI, encoded by the exons ATGCCCAATCCCAGGCTAGATCCCACTTG TGGAGAGACTAATGCCCAATCCCAGGCTGGATCCTCCTTGGTGAGTGAAGAGACTAATGCTCAATCCCAGGCTGGATCCCCCTTGGTGAGTGGAGAGACTAATGCTCAATCCCAGGCTGGATCCCCCTTGGTGAGTGGAGAGACTAATGCTCAATCCCAGGCTGGATCCCCCTTGGTGAGTGAAGAGACTAATGCTCAATCCCAGGCTGGATCCCCCTTGGTGAGTGGAGAGACTAATGCCCAATCCCAGGCTGGATCCTCCTTGGTGAGTGAAGAGACTAATGCCCAATCCCAGGCTGGATCCTCCTTGGTGAGTGAAGAGACTAATGCTCAATCCCAGGCTGGATCCCCCTTGGTGAGTGGAGAGACTAATGCTCAATCCCAGGCTGGATCCCCCTTGGTGAGTGAAGAGACTAATGCTCAATCCCAGGCCTTGGTGAGTGGAGAGACTAATGCCCAATCCCAGGCTGGATCCTCCTTGGTGAGTGAAGAGACTAATGCCCAATCCCAGGCTGGATCCTCCTTGGTGAGTGGAGAGACTAACGCTCAATCCCAGGCTGGATCCTCCTTGGTGAGTGGAGAGACTAATGCTCAATCCCAGGCTGGATCCTCCTTGGTGAGTGGAGAGACTAACGCTCAATCCCAGGCTGGATCCCCCTTGGTGAGTGGAGAGACTAATGCTCAATCCCAGGCTGGATCCCCCTTGGTGAGTGGAGAGACTAATGCTCAATCCCAGGCTGGATCCCCCTTGGTGAGTGGAGAGACTAATGCCCAATCCCAGGCTGGATCCTCCTTGGTGAGTGGAGAGACTAACGCTCAATCCCAGGCTAGATCCTCCTTGGTGAGTGGAGAGACTAACGCTCAATCGCAAAAATTAACTCCTTACTTTTACGTCCATGTGGTGATAAACAGAATTTAA